From the Spirochaetales bacterium genome, the window GAACCGGAATTCGCCGTTTCATGATCGTTTTAAATGTCGAACAGCGTGCGAGATGAAGAAAAACAGCATGGAACAAGTTGCGGTCCGGCCCTCTAAAGGAGTGTACCGGCGGTTCGTATTGTCGAATCACATCACGCTTCAAACCCGAGGGTAAAGGCCTTCACATTGAACTGAATGAGTTTTTCCTTGTTTCTGAATTTCCGTTTGATAAGTGAAAAGACGTCTTCCTTGTGAAAATAGGGAAGCGTTTTCAGGATTTTACCGAGTATGACGATATTCGAGGAGAAACTGAATCCAGCTTCTTCGGCCAGCGAGGTGGCCTCGATGGAAACAAGTTTGATCCGTCTATCCCGCAATTCGGCTTCATAATCCGGCTCCACACTGATAATGGAGCTGTTGCAAAAGAGGTAGCCGTCCGGCGAAACGAAGGGGCTGAATTTATCGAACGACGGCTGATTCATGGCCACGAGGATATCGGACATCGAAAAAATCGGACTGGCGATTTCCCTGTTGCTCAGGACGACCGAACAGTTTGCCGTCCCCCCCCGCATGGCGGGGCCGTATGCCGGAAACCATGTCGCCCTGTATTCGTTCTTGAGCGCGAGCTGGCAGAGAATCTGTCCCAGGTAGAGCACCCCCTGCCCACCGAATCCCGCGATCCGGATCTTCAATTCATGGTCGATCGTCATTTTTTCCGAAAAACTCGAGTGAAGCGATTCGGATTCACTCTTGATACCGATTTTCTCCATGAGTTTTCCCGGCTTGAGGTGATCGGAAGCTTTTCTGTTCATGGGCCCTCCCGTCCTCTGTTCGGCCTCCCTGGAAGTATCGCGGAAAACACCAAGGTCATAATAGGGAAGCATGTGCTTTTTTATCCACTCCCCCGCCTGATCGGGTTTGACCTTCCAGTTGGTCGGACACTGGCTGAGTACTTCGATCAGGGTGAACCCCTTGCCTTCTTTCTGGAAACGGAGCGCCTTGCGTATCGCGAGCCGCGTTTTCATGATGTGAGAAATATCGTGAAGGGACGTCCGTTCGACATACACCGGTGCCGGAAGCGTCGCGATCAGTTCGGCTACCTTGATGGGCATGCCCTCGTTCTCCCTGCTTCTGCCCCGCGGGGTGGTCGTCGTTTTCTGGTCGATGA encodes:
- a CDS encoding 2-oxoacid:acceptor oxidoreductase family protein → MKKIFKKSDGFYDTFFRKPGDDKQSTTYCSGCGHGIVHKLVAEALVDLDMLDKTTFISPVGCSVFAYYYFKCGNIEAAHGRAPAVATGIKRALPESYVVSYQGDGDLAAIGTAEIIHAANRGENITVIFVNNAVYGMTGGQMAPTTLIDQKTTTTPRGRSRENEGMPIKVAELIATLPAPVYVERTSLHDISHIMKTRLAIRKALRFQKEGKGFTLIEVLSQCPTNWKVKPDQAGEWIKKHMLPYYDLGVFRDTSREAEQRTGGPMNRKASDHLKPGKLMEKIGIKSESESLHSSFSEKMTIDHELKIRIAGFGGQGVLYLGQILCQLALKNEYRATWFPAYGPAMRGGTANCSVVLSNREIASPIFSMSDILVAMNQPSFDKFSPFVSPDGYLFCNSSIISVEPDYEAELRDRRIKLVSIEATSLAEEAGFSFSSNIVILGKILKTLPYFHKEDVFSLIKRKFRNKEKLIQFNVKAFTLGFEA